One genomic window of Angustibacter sp. Root456 includes the following:
- a CDS encoding phosphatase PAP2 family protein has translation MYDQVADADGLAGLDHPVLEAAKAMRTPGLTRVVQVYTTIGGPIGMPVLATVVLALLAWRWRAWDPVLLGLATGAGSLAMTVVGKVVVGRVRPPLADAVPPYEQSFSFPSGHSLNAMALAGITAYVVVRRLRTRRARVVTVVLAATFGVTMGLTRVYLGHHWLTDVVVAWALALGWLSVVITAHRLFLTTRRRLPDDRTQPARA, from the coding sequence GTGTACGACCAGGTCGCGGACGCCGACGGGCTGGCCGGCCTCGACCACCCGGTGCTCGAGGCAGCGAAGGCGATGCGGACGCCGGGACTGACGCGCGTCGTGCAGGTCTACACCACCATCGGCGGGCCGATCGGCATGCCCGTGCTCGCCACCGTGGTCCTGGCGTTGCTGGCGTGGCGCTGGCGCGCGTGGGACCCCGTGCTGCTCGGCCTGGCGACGGGGGCCGGGTCCCTCGCGATGACCGTGGTGGGCAAGGTCGTCGTCGGGCGAGTGCGGCCGCCGCTGGCCGACGCGGTGCCGCCCTACGAGCAGTCGTTCTCGTTCCCGAGCGGGCACTCGCTGAACGCCATGGCACTCGCCGGCATCACGGCGTACGTCGTGGTGCGACGGCTGCGCACGCGCCGCGCCCGCGTGGTGACGGTCGTGCTCGCGGCCACCTTCGGCGTCACGATGGGGCTGACCCGCGTCTACCTCGGCCACCACTGGCTCACCGACGTCGTCGTCGCGTGGGCGCTGGCCCTCGGCTGGCTGTCGGTGGTGATCACCGCTCACCGGCTGTTCCTCACCACCCGGCGGCGCCTGCCGGACGACCGCACCCAGCCGGCTCGCGCGTGA
- a CDS encoding pyridoxal phosphate-dependent aminotransferase, translating to MTFLQSRKLADVCYDIRGPVLAEAQRLEREGHRILKLNIGNPAPFGFEAPEGILADVVAALPTAQGYCDSQGLVSARRAVVQYHQAKGVQGIDVDDIYLGNGVSELIVMALQALLDNGDEVLIPAPDYPLWTAAVSLAGGRPVHYLCDESAGWQPDLDDLAGKITDRTKAIVVINPNNPTGAVYGTQVLEGIADLARRHGLMLLSDEIYDQILYGDATHTATAAIAPDVLCLTFNGLSKAYRLAGFRSGWLVVSGPTSEARSYIEGLTILANMRLCANVPAQHAIATALGGRHGLDELVLPGGRLREQRDTALRLLTDIPGVSCVEPDGALYLFPRLDPGVYAVKDDQQLVLELLREQHLLLVQGTGFNWPDPDHLRIVTLPHVDDLTEAIGRLGEFLAPRR from the coding sequence GTGACGTTCTTGCAGTCCCGCAAGCTCGCCGATGTCTGCTACGACATCCGCGGGCCGGTGCTGGCCGAGGCCCAGCGGCTCGAGCGCGAGGGTCACCGCATCCTGAAGCTCAACATCGGCAACCCCGCGCCGTTCGGGTTCGAGGCGCCCGAGGGGATCCTGGCCGACGTCGTCGCCGCGCTGCCCACCGCCCAGGGCTACTGCGACTCGCAGGGGCTGGTGTCGGCGCGCCGTGCGGTGGTGCAGTACCACCAGGCCAAGGGCGTCCAGGGCATCGACGTCGACGACATCTACCTCGGCAACGGGGTCAGCGAGCTCATCGTCATGGCGCTGCAGGCCTTGCTCGACAACGGTGACGAGGTGCTGATCCCGGCGCCCGACTACCCGTTGTGGACGGCGGCGGTGTCGCTCGCCGGGGGGCGTCCGGTGCACTACCTGTGCGACGAGAGCGCCGGCTGGCAGCCCGACCTCGACGACCTCGCCGGCAAGATCACCGACCGCACCAAGGCGATCGTGGTGATCAACCCCAACAACCCCACCGGCGCCGTCTACGGCACGCAGGTGCTCGAGGGCATCGCCGACCTGGCGCGGCGGCACGGCCTGATGCTGCTCAGCGACGAGATCTACGACCAGATCCTGTACGGCGACGCCACCCACACCGCGACGGCGGCGATCGCGCCCGACGTGCTGTGCCTGACCTTCAACGGGCTGTCGAAGGCGTACCGCCTCGCCGGCTTCCGGTCGGGCTGGCTGGTGGTGTCGGGGCCGACGTCCGAGGCGCGCAGCTACATCGAGGGCCTGACGATCCTGGCGAACATGCGGCTGTGCGCCAACGTGCCCGCCCAGCACGCCATCGCCACCGCGCTCGGGGGGCGGCACGGCCTGGACGAGCTGGTGCTGCCCGGCGGGCGCCTGCGCGAGCAGCGCGACACCGCGCTGCGGCTGCTCACCGACATCCCCGGCGTCTCGTGCGTCGAGCCGGACGGCGCCCTGTACCTCTTCCCCCGCCTCGACCCCGGCGTCTACGCCGTCAAGGACGACCAGCAGCTCGTGCTCGAGCTGCTGCGCGAGCAGCACCTGCTGCTGGTGCAGGGCACCGGGTTCAACTGGCCCGATCCCGACCACCTGCGCATCGTGACCCTGCCGCACGTCGACGACCTCACCGAGGCCATCGGGCGCCTCGGTGAGTTCCTCGCCCCCCGCCGCTGA
- a CDS encoding VOC family protein — MRVDHVSYAAESGGLHDTAERLAEQLGVAAVDGGVHPRFGTRNVILPLAERRYVEVVEVLDHPASDKAPFGQAVRARSEAGGGWLGWVVAVDDIHPVEERLGRESVPGNRHRPDGVELRWRQIGVKGLLADPQLPFVLQWETPDDLHPSTAGPSDVRLAGLQIAGDAHRVTDWLGLPSTYVAQDVAFQFVAPHGTPGLLACTFDTPNGAVTV, encoded by the coding sequence ATGCGAGTCGACCACGTGTCCTACGCCGCAGAGAGCGGTGGCCTGCACGACACCGCCGAGCGTCTCGCCGAGCAGCTCGGCGTCGCGGCGGTGGACGGCGGGGTGCACCCCCGGTTCGGCACCCGCAACGTGATCCTGCCGCTGGCGGAGCGCCGCTACGTCGAGGTCGTCGAGGTGCTCGACCACCCGGCGTCCGACAAGGCGCCCTTCGGCCAGGCCGTCCGGGCCCGCAGCGAGGCCGGCGGCGGTTGGCTCGGCTGGGTCGTGGCCGTCGACGACATCCACCCGGTCGAGGAGCGCCTCGGTCGCGAGTCGGTGCCCGGAAACCGGCACCGCCCGGACGGCGTCGAGCTGCGCTGGCGCCAGATCGGCGTCAAGGGCTTGCTGGCCGACCCCCAGCTGCCGTTCGTGCTGCAGTGGGAGACCCCGGACGACCTGCACCCCTCCACCGCGGGCCCCTCCGACGTCCGCCTCGCGGGTCTGCAGATCGCAGGCGACGCCCACCGGGTCACCGACTGGCTCGGCCTGCCCTCGACCTACGTCGCCCAGGACGTCGCGTTCCAGTTCGTGGCGCCCCACGGCACCCCGGGGCTGCTGGCCTGCACCTTCGACACCCCCAACGGCGCCGTCACCGTCTGA
- a CDS encoding DUF72 domain-containing protein, which yields MDVRVGLCGWTVSQASYVRRFPVVEVQHTFYEPPPDATLARWRAQAPADFEFTIKAWQVVTHESTSPTYRRMKRPLPDGDHGQVGAFRTTPAVLAGWQRTLECARVLRATAVLLQCPRSFGPTPDNVARLRSFVSQVQRPAGRLLWEPRGEWPRQLLADLCSELDLVHVVDPMQTETVTPEHTYYRLHGTTGFRHVHTDDELRRLRDLVKGRPSPYVMFNNVSRTSDAERFRALLAP from the coding sequence GTGGACGTTCGCGTGGGCCTGTGCGGGTGGACGGTGTCGCAGGCGTCGTACGTGCGGCGCTTTCCGGTCGTGGAGGTGCAGCACACGTTCTACGAACCGCCTCCAGACGCCACGTTGGCGCGCTGGCGGGCGCAGGCGCCGGCCGACTTCGAGTTCACGATCAAGGCGTGGCAGGTCGTCACCCACGAGTCCACCAGCCCCACGTACCGGCGGATGAAGCGACCGCTTCCGGACGGCGACCACGGACAGGTCGGAGCGTTCCGGACGACGCCCGCGGTGCTGGCAGGCTGGCAGCGAACCCTTGAGTGCGCCCGCGTCCTGCGCGCCACCGCGGTGCTGCTGCAGTGCCCACGCAGCTTCGGGCCCACGCCCGACAACGTCGCCCGGCTGCGCAGCTTCGTATCGCAGGTGCAGCGACCGGCCGGTCGGCTGCTGTGGGAGCCCCGTGGCGAGTGGCCCAGACAGCTCCTCGCGGACCTCTGCTCCGAGCTGGACCTGGTGCACGTGGTCGACCCCATGCAGACCGAGACGGTGACGCCGGAGCACACCTACTACCGGCTGCACGGCACCACCGGCTTCCGGCACGTCCACACCGACGACGAGCTGCGCCGGCTGCGCGACCTCGTCAAGGGCCGGCCGTCGCCGTACGTCATGTTCAACAACGTGTCGCGCACCAGCGACGCGGAGCGGTTCCGCGCCCTGCTGGCGCCGTGA
- the purB gene encoding adenylosuccinate lyase codes for MKPVTSTPLADAGIALGALDGRYRAVVAPLVEHLSEAALNRERVRVEIEWLAHLSRTGAVPGVRALTEDEVAALRAVVDGFGPDDVAELGEIERETVHDVKAVEYYLKRRMAALGLGELSELVHFGCTSEDVNNLSYALMVRGAVQQVWLPAAEALADDVADLARALRDQPMLAHTHGQPATPTTLGKELAVLAHRLRRQLRRIAAAEYLGKINGATGTFGAHVAAVPGTDWPEVSRTFVEHLGLTWNPLTTQIESHDWQAELYSDLARFNRVLHNLCTDSWTYISLGYFVQVRGQGTVGSSTMPHKVNPIRFENAEANLEVSNALLDVLAQTLVTSRLQRDLTDSSMQRNIGTAFGHSLLAIDNVRRGLAGLDPAPAAMERDLDANWEVLGEAVQSAMRAAGLAGTPGMQEPYERLKELTRGQRVDGPRLREFVRGLGLPDDVRERLEALTPAGYTGLASRLVDFVD; via the coding sequence ATGAAGCCCGTGACCTCCACGCCCCTCGCAGACGCCGGTATCGCGCTCGGAGCCCTCGACGGTCGCTACCGCGCGGTCGTCGCCCCCCTCGTCGAGCACCTGTCCGAAGCCGCGCTCAACCGCGAGCGCGTGCGCGTCGAGATCGAGTGGCTCGCCCACCTCAGCCGCACGGGGGCGGTGCCCGGCGTCCGCGCGCTCACCGAAGACGAGGTGGCCGCCCTGCGCGCGGTGGTCGACGGCTTCGGCCCGGACGACGTCGCCGAGCTCGGCGAGATCGAGCGCGAGACCGTGCACGACGTCAAGGCGGTCGAGTACTACCTCAAGCGTCGGATGGCCGCGCTCGGGCTGGGCGAGCTGAGCGAGCTGGTGCACTTCGGGTGCACCAGCGAGGACGTCAACAACCTGTCGTACGCGCTGATGGTGCGTGGCGCCGTCCAGCAGGTGTGGCTGCCGGCTGCCGAGGCGCTCGCGGACGACGTCGCCGACCTCGCGCGTGCCCTGCGCGACCAGCCGATGCTGGCCCACACGCACGGCCAGCCCGCCACGCCCACGACGCTGGGCAAGGAGCTCGCCGTACTGGCCCACCGCCTGCGCCGCCAGCTGCGCCGGATCGCCGCCGCGGAGTACCTCGGCAAGATCAACGGGGCCACCGGCACCTTCGGCGCCCACGTGGCGGCCGTGCCGGGCACGGACTGGCCGGAGGTCTCACGCACCTTCGTCGAGCACCTCGGCCTCACCTGGAACCCGCTCACCACCCAGATCGAGTCGCACGATTGGCAGGCCGAGCTCTACAGCGACCTGGCGCGTTTCAACAGAGTTTTGCACAACCTGTGCACCGATTCGTGGACGTACATCTCGCTCGGCTACTTCGTGCAGGTGCGTGGCCAGGGCACGGTCGGATCGTCGACCATGCCGCACAAGGTCAACCCGATCCGGTTCGAGAACGCCGAGGCCAACCTCGAGGTCTCGAACGCCCTGCTCGACGTGCTGGCCCAGACGCTGGTCACCAGCCGCCTGCAGCGCGACCTCACCGACTCCTCCATGCAGCGCAACATCGGGACGGCGTTCGGCCACTCGCTGCTGGCCATCGACAACGTGCGGCGTGGGCTCGCGGGTCTCGACCCCGCGCCTGCGGCCATGGAGCGCGACCTCGACGCCAACTGGGAGGTGCTCGGCGAGGCCGTGCAGTCGGCCATGCGCGCCGCCGGCCTGGCCGGGACGCCGGGCATGCAGGAGCCGTACGAGCGGCTCAAGGAGCTCACGCGCGGCCAGCGCGTCGACGGGCCGCGGCTGCGCGAGTTCGTCCGCGGGCTCGGCCTGCCGGACGACGTCCGCGAGCGCCTCGAGGCCCTCACCCCGGCCGGGTACACCGGCCTGGCGTCGCGGCTGGTCGACTTCGTCGACTGA
- a CDS encoding NAD(P)/FAD-dependent oxidoreductase, with protein sequence MINPRSKRPRVVVVGGGFAGLSAVRELSVADVDVLLIDRHGYNTFQPLLYQVATGGLNPGDVTYALRAFTSRYRNADFLRATVTGVDTEQRLVQLEGLDPVPYDYLIIGCGVTANFFGIDGAQEHALTIYTRSGAIRTRDRILTAIEDAAQDREGAPDPTVVVVGGGATGVEMAGSLAELRNAAVPIAYRTLDISRVRIVLVEMTDVVLGPFHPQLQAYAAKELRERGVDLRLGTSVQQVREDAVVVKGPDGEEQTIPAAAVVWATGITASPIVGDWGLPTGRGGRIDVGPDLRVTGHPEIFAVGDVALDPENLPQVAQPAIQGGKHAGVQIRRLLAGSPTETFRYRDKGSMATIGRSDAVVEFPFGLRLKGLVAWLAWLGLHLFELMGGRNRLAALINLSVRYFSWPRSLNIVVGDPAD encoded by the coding sequence ATGATCAACCCCCGCTCGAAGCGTCCGCGCGTCGTCGTCGTCGGAGGCGGTTTCGCCGGCCTGTCGGCCGTACGCGAGCTCAGCGTGGCCGACGTCGACGTGCTGCTCATCGACCGGCACGGGTACAACACGTTCCAGCCGCTGCTGTACCAAGTAGCGACCGGTGGGCTGAACCCCGGTGACGTCACCTACGCGCTGCGCGCCTTCACCAGCCGGTACCGCAACGCCGACTTCCTGCGCGCCACGGTGACCGGCGTCGACACCGAGCAGCGGTTGGTGCAGCTCGAGGGCCTCGACCCAGTGCCGTACGACTACCTGATCATCGGCTGCGGGGTCACCGCGAACTTCTTCGGCATCGACGGCGCGCAGGAGCACGCGCTCACGATCTACACGCGCAGCGGCGCGATCAGGACGCGCGACCGCATCCTCACCGCCATCGAGGACGCCGCCCAGGACCGCGAGGGTGCGCCCGACCCCACCGTGGTGGTGGTCGGCGGTGGCGCCACGGGCGTGGAGATGGCCGGCTCGCTCGCCGAGCTGCGCAACGCCGCCGTGCCCATCGCCTACCGCACGCTCGACATCTCGCGCGTGCGCATCGTGCTGGTGGAGATGACAGACGTCGTCCTCGGGCCGTTCCACCCCCAGCTGCAGGCGTACGCCGCCAAGGAGCTGCGCGAGCGGGGCGTCGACCTGCGACTCGGGACGTCGGTGCAGCAGGTGCGCGAGGACGCCGTCGTCGTCAAGGGCCCGGACGGCGAGGAGCAGACGATCCCGGCGGCGGCCGTCGTGTGGGCGACGGGCATCACGGCCTCTCCGATCGTGGGCGACTGGGGGCTGCCCACCGGGCGCGGCGGCCGGATCGACGTCGGCCCCGACCTGCGCGTCACCGGCCACCCCGAGATCTTCGCCGTCGGCGACGTGGCGCTCGACCCCGAGAACCTGCCGCAGGTGGCCCAGCCGGCGATCCAGGGCGGCAAGCACGCGGGCGTGCAGATCCGGCGGCTGCTCGCGGGCTCGCCGACCGAGACGTTCCGCTACCGCGACAAGGGCAGCATGGCCACGATCGGGCGCAGCGACGCGGTGGTGGAGTTCCCGTTCGGGCTGCGGCTGAAAGGCCTCGTGGCCTGGCTCGCGTGGCTGGGCCTGCACCTGTTCGAGCTCATGGGCGGGCGCAACCGGCTCGCCGCGCTCATCAACCTGTCGGTGCGGTACTTCAGCTGGCCGCGCAGCCTCAACATCGTGGTCGGCGACCCCGCCGACTGA
- a CDS encoding dienelactone hydrolase family protein produces MADTNPRQNVTFASNGHQAHGYLAVPSSGSGPGVVLIQEWWGLDDHMVDVADRLAGEGFVVLAPDLMGGRVAHDSDEAGEMMQQLPVEQAARDLGGAVDYLLAHDAVTSQTVGTVGFCMGGGFVLLLAAQQGEKVSAAVPFYGVGPAVPDTYTGVRAAVQGHYGERDDFYPVDQARQQEQQIREESGADVEFFYYPAGHAFHNDKDRLGTYDEESAKLAWSRTVDFLRSRVR; encoded by the coding sequence ATGGCTGACACGAACCCCCGGCAGAACGTCACCTTCGCCAGCAACGGCCACCAGGCCCACGGGTACCTGGCCGTTCCGAGCTCCGGCAGTGGGCCGGGCGTCGTGCTCATCCAGGAGTGGTGGGGCCTCGACGACCACATGGTCGACGTCGCCGACCGGCTCGCGGGCGAGGGCTTCGTGGTGCTCGCGCCCGACCTCATGGGTGGCCGCGTGGCCCACGACTCGGACGAGGCCGGAGAGATGATGCAGCAGCTGCCGGTCGAGCAGGCCGCGCGCGACCTCGGTGGCGCCGTCGACTACCTGCTGGCGCACGACGCCGTCACGTCGCAGACCGTCGGCACCGTCGGTTTCTGCATGGGCGGCGGCTTCGTGCTGCTGCTCGCCGCCCAGCAGGGCGAGAAGGTCAGCGCCGCCGTCCCGTTCTACGGCGTCGGCCCCGCCGTGCCCGACACCTACACCGGCGTGCGGGCCGCGGTGCAGGGCCACTACGGCGAGCGCGACGACTTCTACCCGGTCGACCAGGCGCGCCAGCAGGAGCAGCAGATCCGCGAGGAGTCCGGCGCCGACGTCGAGTTCTTCTACTACCCGGCCGGGCACGCGTTCCACAACGACAAGGACCGCCTGGGCACGTACGACGAGGAGTCGGCGAAGCTCGCGTGGTCGCGCACGGTGGACTTCCTGCGCTCGCGCGTGCGCTGA
- a CDS encoding DMT family transporter translates to MRNSSARAASGVAFAVAASVLFSLNATASKLVLQHGLTSIELVSLRSAGAAVLLLAFTAITRPRTLRVSRRELGFLAVYGICGIAMVQWLYFVALSRMPVGVALLLEYTAPLMVALWVRFARGEAVRSRVWAALALCLGGLALVAQVWDGLTLDGVGVLAGLGAAAALATYYLMGERGLGQRDPVSLMAWIFSFSALLWAAVVPWWSFPFEALTRPAPLPGGVDVPVGVLVAGIVLLGTVTSFGLVLLAVGRVGAARVGILGMLEPVGSGLVAWWVLSERLRPVQLLGAGVVLVGIVLAETARRRPPQATDAVPLPEGVAP, encoded by the coding sequence GTGAGGAACAGCAGCGCCCGGGCGGCGTCGGGCGTGGCGTTCGCCGTGGCGGCATCGGTGCTGTTCTCGCTCAACGCCACCGCGAGCAAGCTCGTGCTGCAGCACGGCCTGACCTCGATCGAGCTGGTGTCGCTGCGCTCGGCCGGGGCCGCCGTCCTGCTGCTCGCCTTCACGGCGATCACTCGCCCGCGCACGCTGCGCGTCTCGCGCCGCGAGCTGGGGTTCCTCGCGGTCTACGGCATCTGCGGCATCGCGATGGTGCAGTGGCTGTACTTCGTCGCCCTGTCGCGCATGCCAGTGGGCGTCGCGCTGCTGCTCGAGTACACCGCGCCCCTCATGGTCGCCCTGTGGGTGCGGTTCGCCCGGGGCGAGGCCGTGCGCTCGCGGGTGTGGGCCGCGCTCGCGCTGTGCCTCGGCGGCCTGGCGCTCGTGGCCCAGGTCTGGGACGGGCTCACGCTCGACGGCGTGGGCGTGCTGGCCGGCCTCGGTGCCGCGGCAGCGCTCGCGACCTACTACCTCATGGGTGAGCGCGGCCTCGGGCAGCGCGACCCCGTCTCGCTCATGGCCTGGATCTTCTCGTTCTCGGCTCTGCTGTGGGCCGCGGTCGTGCCGTGGTGGAGCTTCCCCTTCGAAGCGCTCACCCGCCCGGCGCCGCTGCCTGGCGGTGTCGACGTGCCCGTCGGCGTGCTCGTGGCCGGGATCGTGCTGCTCGGCACCGTGACGTCGTTCGGGCTGGTGCTGCTCGCCGTCGGACGAGTGGGGGCCGCGCGCGTAGGCATCCTCGGGATGCTGGAGCCGGTCGGCTCGGGCCTGGTGGCCTGGTGGGTGCTGTCGGAGCGGCTGCGCCCGGTGCAGCTGCTCGGCGCCGGGGTCGTGCTCGTCGGCATCGTGCTCGCCGAGACGGCGCGCCGGCGCCCCCCTCAGGCCACCGACGCCGTCCCGCTGCCCGAGGGTGTGGCGCCCTGA
- a CDS encoding LLM class F420-dependent oxidoreductase → MTRFGYTLMTEQAGPTQLVRDAQLAERAGFDFEVSSDHYFPWLEAQGHASYAWSTLGAVSQVTEQVELMTYVTCPTQRYHPAVVAQKAATMGLLSGGRFTLGVGAGENLNEHVVGRGWPSVRVRQEMLAEAIEIIRELFTGELIDYTGEHFRVESARLWDLPEQPVPIAAAVSGARSIERFAPLADHLIAVQPEGDLVQGWAQHRKDAGQPASRTIGQIPVCWGPDRDAAVHTAHEQFRWFGGGWAVNADLPTTAGFAAASQFVRPEDVAESIPCGPDVDPIVKAVSAYWDAGFTDIALIQVGADSQEEFCRFAEAELLPALREAAPAVPPAG, encoded by the coding sequence ATGACACGTTTCGGGTACACCCTCATGACCGAGCAGGCCGGGCCGACCCAGCTGGTGCGCGACGCCCAGCTCGCCGAGCGCGCAGGGTTCGACTTCGAGGTGAGCAGCGACCACTACTTCCCGTGGCTCGAGGCCCAGGGCCACGCGTCGTACGCGTGGTCGACCCTGGGCGCGGTCAGCCAGGTGACCGAGCAGGTTGAGCTGATGACCTACGTGACCTGCCCCACGCAGCGCTACCACCCCGCCGTCGTGGCGCAGAAGGCCGCGACCATGGGCCTGCTGTCGGGCGGTCGCTTCACCCTCGGCGTCGGTGCGGGCGAGAACCTCAACGAGCACGTCGTCGGGCGGGGCTGGCCATCGGTGCGCGTGCGACAGGAGATGCTCGCGGAGGCGATCGAGATCATCCGCGAGCTGTTCACCGGCGAGCTGATCGACTACACCGGCGAGCACTTCCGGGTGGAGTCTGCGCGCCTGTGGGACCTGCCCGAGCAGCCCGTGCCCATCGCCGCCGCCGTGTCGGGGGCGCGCTCGATCGAGCGGTTCGCGCCGCTGGCCGACCACCTCATCGCCGTCCAGCCCGAGGGCGACCTCGTGCAGGGCTGGGCCCAGCACCGCAAGGACGCCGGGCAGCCGGCGTCGCGCACCATCGGCCAGATCCCGGTGTGCTGGGGGCCTGACCGCGACGCCGCCGTGCACACCGCGCACGAGCAGTTCCGCTGGTTCGGCGGCGGGTGGGCCGTGAACGCCGACCTGCCCACGACGGCCGGGTTCGCCGCGGCCTCGCAGTTCGTGCGCCCCGAGGACGTCGCCGAGTCGATCCCGTGCGGGCCCGACGTCGACCCGATCGTCAAAGCCGTCTCGGCCTACTGGGACGCCGGGTTCACCGACATCGCGCTGATCCAGGTGGGCGCCGACAGCCAGGAGGAGTTCTGCCGGTTCGCCGAGGCCGAGCTGCTGCCGGCGCTGCGCGAGGCCGCGCCGGCCGTCCCACCCGCCGGCTGA
- a CDS encoding DUF4396 domain-containing protein, which translates to MDHSMHTDHASHGTAGSATWRMAAQATLHCLTGCAIGEVLGMVIGTALGWHNAATVVLSIALAFVFGYGLTMRGVLRSGLDLAGAVKVALAADTVSIAVMEVVDNGFVLAVPGAMDAGLGSVLFWGSLIASLAIAFVVTTPVNKWMIGRGKGHAVVHAMH; encoded by the coding sequence ATGGACCACTCGATGCACACCGACCACGCCTCCCACGGCACCGCCGGCTCCGCCACGTGGCGGATGGCCGCTCAGGCGACGCTGCACTGCCTCACCGGCTGCGCCATCGGCGAGGTGCTCGGCATGGTGATCGGGACGGCGCTCGGCTGGCACAACGCCGCCACCGTTGTGCTGTCGATCGCCCTGGCGTTCGTCTTCGGCTACGGCCTCACGATGCGCGGCGTGCTGCGCTCGGGCCTCGACCTCGCCGGCGCGGTGAAGGTGGCGCTGGCCGCCGACACCGTCTCGATCGCGGTGATGGAGGTCGTCGACAACGGCTTCGTGCTCGCGGTGCCGGGTGCGATGGACGCCGGGCTGGGCAGCGTGCTGTTCTGGGGCTCGCTGATCGCCTCGCTCGCCATCGCGTTCGTCGTCACCACGCCGGTGAACAAGTGGATGATCGGCCGCGGCAAGGGCCACGCCGTCGTCCACGCGATGCACTGA
- the paaK gene encoding phenylacetate--CoA ligase PaaK translates to MSLPEIDDRPDLYDAAERWSVDELRATQLERLRWSLTHAYENVPHYREAFDAKGFDPREVTSLDDVRHAPFTSKADLRDNYPFGMFAVPREQVNRVHASSGTTGRPTVVGYTGQDIATWAGLMARSIRAAGGRPGDVVHVAYGYGLFTGGLGAHYGAEALGCTVVPVSGGMTERQVQLITDFGPRVIMVTPSYFLSVLDEMERAGIDPATSSLQVGIFGAEPWTDAMRREIEQRAGMHAVDIYGLSEVMGPGVAQECVDTKDGLHIWEDHFYPEVIDPVTEEPVAEGEVGELVFTSLTKQAMPVVRYRTRDLTRLLPGTARPGMRRMEKITGRTDDMMIVRGVNVFPTQIEELVLATPGLTPYFQCVLTRPGRMDELTVLVEAEEGLGSAEREGLGRQVSGMIKHRIGITAGVRVVEPGGVERSIGKARRIVDQRPHD, encoded by the coding sequence GTGAGCCTTCCTGAGATCGACGACCGTCCCGACCTGTACGACGCCGCCGAGCGCTGGTCAGTCGACGAGCTGCGCGCCACCCAGCTCGAGCGGCTGCGATGGTCGCTGACGCACGCCTACGAGAACGTGCCGCACTACCGGGAAGCCTTTGACGCCAAGGGTTTCGACCCCCGCGAGGTGACCAGCCTCGACGACGTGCGCCACGCGCCGTTCACGTCGAAGGCCGACCTACGCGACAACTACCCCTTCGGCATGTTCGCCGTGCCGCGCGAGCAGGTGAACCGCGTGCACGCGTCGTCCGGCACCACCGGGCGTCCCACGGTCGTCGGCTACACCGGGCAGGACATCGCGACCTGGGCCGGGCTCATGGCGCGCTCGATCCGGGCGGCGGGTGGGCGTCCGGGCGACGTCGTGCACGTCGCCTACGGCTACGGGCTGTTCACTGGCGGCCTGGGCGCGCACTACGGCGCAGAGGCGTTGGGCTGCACCGTCGTCCCCGTCAGCGGTGGCATGACCGAGCGCCAGGTGCAGCTCATCACGGACTTCGGCCCGCGCGTGATCATGGTGACGCCGTCGTACTTCCTGTCGGTGCTCGACGAGATGGAGCGTGCGGGTATCGACCCCGCGACGTCGTCGCTGCAGGTGGGCATCTTCGGCGCCGAGCCGTGGACGGACGCGATGCGCCGCGAGATCGAGCAGCGCGCGGGCATGCACGCCGTCGACATCTACGGGCTGTCGGAGGTGATGGGGCCAGGCGTCGCGCAGGAGTGCGTCGACACCAAGGACGGCCTGCACATCTGGGAGGACCACTTCTACCCCGAGGTCATCGACCCGGTGACCGAGGAGCCCGTGGCCGAGGGCGAAGTGGGGGAGCTGGTGTTCACCTCGCTCACCAAGCAGGCGATGCCGGTGGTGCGCTACCGCACCCGCGACCTCACGCGGCTGCTGCCGGGGACGGCGCGTCCGGGTATGCGGCGCATGGAGAAGATCACCGGACGCACCGACGACATGATGATCGTGCGAGGCGTCAACGTCTTCCCCACCCAGATCGAGGAGCTCGTGCTGGCGACCCCGGGCCTCACGCCGTACTTCCAGTGCGTGCTCACGCGGCCGGGGCGGATGGACGAGCTCACCGTGCTGGTCGAGGCCGAGGAGGGACTCGGCTCAGCCGAGCGTGAGGGCCTCGGCCGGCAGGTCTCCGGCATGATCAAGCACCGCATCGGCATCACGGCCGGTGTGCGCGTCGTCGAGCCCGGTGGTGTCGAGCGCAGCATCGGCAAGGCGCGCCGGATCGTCGACCAGCGCCCGCACGACTGA